One window from the genome of Cytophagales bacterium encodes:
- a CDS encoding sulfotransferase, with protein sequence MNLFIHIGYHKTATSYLQELIFPKLSHVNYIQFKNNIEIFSKIFYQDPLSFDINSARSDLEKCMDGTKINLISNENMSGNLRLKYNNKNIADKLYDLFPRAKIIIAIRNQFDFIISSYKQHISAGGTMSFKNRIGYNKGKIQPSYVLYDHRVNLEMFKFNNLINYYAEKFGKENILILLFEEFCQDKHRYLQKIFNFIGIKPGYDFDDINSVINRSYGANQIFIARILNRFIASQYNRNWIIPPIYIPYFGRLTALEMRKIFKSKLSFWLLGDKDIKISEDIKHQIKSYYNECNRALNKAYKLNLPDCYFQEPNN encoded by the coding sequence ATGAACCTATTCATTCATATTGGTTATCATAAAACAGCTACTTCTTATCTTCAAGAATTGATTTTCCCTAAATTATCTCATGTCAATTACATTCAATTCAAAAATAATATTGAAATATTTTCAAAGATTTTTTATCAGGATCCATTGAGTTTTGATATAAACTCAGCACGGTCAGATCTTGAAAAATGTATGGATGGCACTAAAATAAATTTGATCTCCAACGAAAATATGTCAGGCAACCTGCGTCTTAAATATAATAATAAAAACATTGCAGATAAATTGTATGATTTGTTTCCACGGGCTAAAATAATTATTGCGATCAGGAATCAGTTTGATTTTATAATATCTTCATATAAGCAGCATATCAGTGCAGGAGGTACGATGTCGTTTAAAAATCGTATTGGCTATAATAAAGGCAAAATACAACCATCTTATGTGCTTTATGATCATAGGGTTAATTTAGAGATGTTTAAGTTTAATAACCTGATCAATTACTATGCAGAAAAATTCGGCAAAGAAAATATACTGATCCTACTTTTTGAAGAATTTTGTCAGGATAAACACAGGTATTTGCAAAAGATATTTAATTTTATAGGTATTAAACCTGGTTATGATTTTGATGATATTAATTCTGTAATAAACAGGTCTTATGGTGCAAACCAGATTTTTATTGCCAGAATATTGAACAGATTTATTGCTTCCCAATATAACAGAAATTGGATAATCCCCCCTATTTACATACCATATTTTGGAAGATTAACAGCTTTGGAAATGAGGAAAATATTCAAATCAAAACTATCTTTCTGGCTGCTTGGAGATAAGGATATTAAAATTTCGGAAGATATCAAACACCAGATAAAATCTTACTATAATGAATGTAACAGAGCATTAAATAAAGCCTATAAGCTAAATTTGCCGGATTGTTATTTTCAGGAACCAAATAATTAA